The following proteins come from a genomic window of Denitromonas sp.:
- a CDS encoding TRAP transporter small permease — MSLKKFILNLLGNIEEYLAEALLACFVVLLFVQILLRQFFQYSLPWGEELATYMFVWFAYLGATVAAKMSAHNRVTFQFNFTPPIVRKVCMALADLLWVCFNLYFVYLSYDFVFNRMNLFWKSQTLGLPMKYFYMILPIAFTLMSIRILWNNYLTLVKGVNLVDPETEEIEKLKHSATAQQ, encoded by the coding sequence ATGTCCCTCAAGAAATTCATCCTCAATCTGCTCGGCAACATCGAGGAGTATCTGGCAGAAGCCCTGCTGGCCTGCTTCGTGGTCCTGCTGTTCGTCCAGATCCTGCTGCGCCAGTTCTTCCAGTACTCCCTGCCCTGGGGCGAGGAGCTGGCCACCTACATGTTCGTCTGGTTCGCCTACCTCGGCGCCACCGTGGCGGCCAAGATGTCGGCCCACAACCGGGTGACCTTCCAGTTCAACTTCACCCCGCCGATCGTGCGCAAGGTGTGCATGGCCCTGGCCGACCTGCTGTGGGTGTGCTTCAACCTGTACTTCGTCTACCTGAGCTATGACTTCGTGTTCAACCGCATGAACCTGTTCTGGAAGTCGCAGACCCTCGGCCTGCCGATGAAGTACTTCTACATGATCCTGCCGATCGCCTTCACGCTGATGTCGATCCGCATTCTCTGGAACAACTACCTCACCCTGGTCAAGGGCGTGAACCTGGTCGATCCGGAGACCGAAGAGATCGAAAAACTCAAGCACAGCGCCACAGCACAACAATAA
- the prsT gene encoding XrtA/PEP-CTERM system TPR-repeat protein PrsT, with amino-acid sequence MQEVLKLAPDYLPGNLLAGSVYYRLNDQLQAQVNLKKVLAASPGNPVARRLLVMSYLAQRDGARAVEALQPLLESYGHVPEVLMLAGQAYLLAGDFERSASYFAKQVEKQPDDARARTRLGISRLAAGNVAAGLKDLGEASDLDESEGYADFARVTALLRERKFDEALQAQAVLEKKMPDNALAQNLRGGILLGKGDIDGARKAFEAALKVQADFLPAATNLARIEFRAGKVDAARAIYKRMLDQSPARADVYLAAAELEKAAGGSTETIDGLLRKAVSHAPGVLGPKLQLADFLLRTQQKAEALTILREAATIAPENPVLLKLLGHAQVANGDVQQAVSVFQKRAAQEPDNAEALMDLGRAQFMNGDAKGAEANLRRSLALRQDLFEVQRVLISIMIDGKRFDEALTMSRDLQKQLPKSGLGYLFEGDVHVSKEDWASAVAPFRKAHALTPTSQTVVKLHAALARTERGKEGDKLAEDWLAANPKDVPVTAYVAEHALTQGRLDQAYTLYRQLNEMTPDKPLVLNNLAWIASQKKDPKALEYGQRALELAPDNPAILDTVGMIEVEGGAAAAGVKKLEQAHKIAPKAALIALNLAKGYIKAGRKDDARAVLNALTGEYPVGNRFYEEANALRKTL; translated from the coding sequence GTGCAGGAGGTCCTGAAGCTGGCGCCGGACTACCTGCCGGGCAACCTGCTGGCGGGCTCGGTCTACTACCGGCTGAACGATCAGCTGCAAGCGCAGGTGAACCTGAAGAAGGTGCTTGCCGCCTCCCCGGGCAATCCGGTCGCCCGTCGCCTGCTGGTGATGTCCTACCTCGCCCAGCGCGATGGCGCGCGAGCGGTCGAAGCGCTGCAGCCGCTGCTCGAATCCTATGGTCATGTCCCGGAGGTGCTGATGCTCGCCGGGCAGGCCTATCTGCTGGCGGGTGATTTCGAGCGTTCGGCCAGCTACTTTGCCAAGCAGGTCGAAAAGCAGCCCGACGACGCGCGTGCGCGCACGCGCCTGGGCATCAGCCGCCTTGCCGCGGGCAATGTCGCCGCCGGTCTGAAAGACCTCGGCGAGGCCAGTGATCTCGATGAATCAGAGGGCTACGCCGACTTCGCGCGCGTGACCGCGCTGCTGCGCGAGAGGAAGTTTGACGAGGCCCTGCAGGCACAGGCGGTTCTCGAAAAGAAAATGCCCGACAACGCGCTGGCCCAGAACCTCCGCGGGGGGATCCTGCTGGGCAAGGGCGACATCGACGGCGCGCGCAAGGCCTTTGAGGCGGCGCTCAAGGTGCAGGCCGACTTCCTCCCCGCGGCGACCAACCTGGCGCGGATCGAGTTTCGCGCCGGCAAGGTCGATGCCGCGCGGGCCATCTACAAGCGCATGCTCGATCAGTCGCCCGCGCGGGCAGATGTCTACCTGGCGGCGGCCGAGCTTGAAAAGGCGGCGGGCGGCAGCACCGAGACGATCGACGGCCTGCTCCGCAAGGCAGTGAGCCACGCCCCGGGGGTTCTCGGACCCAAGCTGCAGCTGGCGGACTTCCTGTTGCGGACCCAGCAGAAGGCCGAGGCGCTGACCATCCTGCGTGAAGCGGCGACGATTGCGCCGGAGAATCCCGTCTTGCTCAAGCTGCTCGGCCATGCGCAAGTGGCCAATGGCGACGTCCAGCAAGCGGTGTCGGTGTTCCAGAAACGCGCCGCGCAGGAGCCGGACAATGCCGAGGCGCTGATGGACCTGGGGCGCGCGCAGTTCATGAACGGTGACGCCAAGGGGGCCGAGGCCAACCTTCGTCGCTCGCTGGCCTTGCGGCAGGATCTGTTCGAAGTCCAGCGCGTCCTGATCTCCATCATGATCGACGGCAAGCGCTTCGATGAGGCCTTGACCATGTCCCGCGACCTGCAGAAGCAGCTGCCCAAGTCCGGCCTGGGCTACCTCTTCGAGGGCGATGTTCACGTCTCGAAGGAGGACTGGGCATCGGCCGTGGCGCCGTTCCGCAAGGCCCACGCCCTGACGCCGACATCGCAGACGGTGGTGAAGCTGCATGCGGCGCTGGCGCGCACCGAGCGGGGCAAGGAAGGCGACAAACTGGCCGAAGACTGGCTGGCCGCGAACCCGAAGGATGTGCCGGTGACGGCCTACGTGGCCGAACATGCCCTGACCCAGGGGCGCCTCGACCAGGCCTACACGCTCTATCGGCAGCTCAACGAGATGACCCCCGACAAGCCGCTGGTGCTGAACAACCTGGCATGGATCGCCAGCCAGAAGAAGGACCCGAAGGCGCTGGAGTATGGGCAGCGGGCGCTGGAACTGGCGCCGGACAACCCCGCCATCCTCGACACGGTCGGCATGATCGAGGTCGAAGGCGGCGCTGCCGCAGCCGGGGTCAAGAAACTCGAACAGGCGCACAAGATCGCGCCCAAGGCGGCGTTGATCGCGCTGAACCTGGCCAAGGGCTACATCAAGGCCGGGCGCAAGGACGATGCCCGGGCGGTTCTGAATGCGCTCACCGGCGAGTATCCTGTGGGTAACCGCTTCTACGAAGAAGCCAACGCATTGCGCAAGACCCTATAA
- a CDS encoding nucleotide sugar dehydrogenase: protein MTTVAVIGLGYVGLPLAVEFGKKFKTLGFDLSAEKVAAYRDFRDPTGEVSSEDLRAASQLSCHTDPSVIAEADFIVVAVPTPVDAARQPDLTPLEKSSASVGKYLKKGAIVVYESTVYPGATEEVCIPILEQTSGLKWKEDFFVGYSPERINPGDKERTVTKIVKVVSGDTPATLEKVKEVYGAVITAGVYPAATIKVAEAAKVIENTQRDLNIALINELAVIFHEVGIDTLDVLEAAGTKWNFLPFRPGLVGGHCIGVDPYYLTHKAEMLGLHPEVIRAGRRINDGMGKYVAEQTVKQMIQAGHSIKGCKVIVLGLTFKENCPDLRNSKVIDVIRELQSFGCEVVVHDPVAEAAEAMHEYGVTLVDWADLPRAQAIVATVSHREYGQMDLATLTAPLDDNGVFVDVKSAFDRHALAEAGVRVWRL from the coding sequence GTGACCACCGTTGCCGTGATTGGGCTGGGCTATGTCGGCTTGCCGCTGGCCGTTGAGTTTGGCAAGAAGTTCAAGACCCTGGGTTTCGACCTGTCCGCCGAGAAAGTGGCGGCCTATCGCGATTTTCGCGATCCGACCGGCGAGGTCAGCAGCGAGGACCTGCGCGCCGCCAGCCAGCTGAGCTGCCACACCGACCCGTCGGTGATCGCCGAGGCGGATTTCATCGTCGTCGCGGTGCCCACCCCCGTGGACGCCGCCCGCCAGCCCGACCTCACCCCGCTGGAGAAATCCTCGGCCTCGGTGGGCAAGTACCTCAAGAAGGGCGCCATCGTGGTGTACGAGAGCACCGTCTATCCGGGCGCCACGGAGGAGGTGTGCATTCCGATCCTGGAGCAGACCTCCGGGCTGAAGTGGAAGGAGGACTTCTTCGTCGGCTACTCGCCCGAGCGCATCAACCCGGGCGACAAGGAGCGCACGGTCACCAAGATCGTCAAGGTGGTGTCGGGCGACACCCCGGCCACGCTCGAGAAGGTCAAGGAGGTGTACGGTGCGGTGATCACGGCCGGCGTCTATCCGGCGGCCACCATCAAGGTCGCCGAGGCGGCCAAGGTCATCGAGAACACCCAGCGCGACCTGAACATCGCGCTGATCAACGAACTGGCGGTCATTTTCCATGAGGTCGGCATCGACACGCTCGACGTGCTCGAAGCGGCCGGTACCAAGTGGAACTTCCTGCCCTTCCGGCCGGGCCTGGTCGGGGGCCACTGCATTGGCGTCGACCCCTACTACCTGACCCACAAGGCCGAGATGCTGGGCCTGCACCCGGAGGTCATCCGGGCCGGGCGGCGCATCAACGACGGCATGGGCAAGTATGTGGCCGAGCAGACGGTCAAGCAGATGATCCAGGCCGGGCATTCGATCAAGGGCTGCAAGGTGATCGTGCTGGGCCTGACCTTCAAGGAAAACTGCCCCGACCTGCGCAACAGCAAGGTCATCGACGTCATCCGCGAACTGCAGAGCTTCGGTTGCGAGGTGGTGGTGCATGATCCGGTCGCCGAGGCGGCCGAAGCCATGCATGAATACGGCGTGACGCTGGTCGACTGGGCCGATCTTCCCCGCGCCCAGGCGATCGTCGCCACCGTGTCGCACCGCGAATATGGCCAGATGGACCTGGCCACCTTGACCGCGCCGCTCGACGACAATGGCGTGTTCGTCGACGTCAAGTCGGCATTCGACCGCCACGCGCTGGCCGAGGCCGGCGTGCGCGTCTGGCGTTTGTAA
- the prsR gene encoding PEP-CTERM-box response regulator transcription factor, whose protein sequence is MTEKQRTLMVVEDDPALQKQMRWAFGDFETILASDRESAIAQLRRHEPPVVTMDLGLPPEPDGVGEGFALLQEMLALAPDTKVIVLTGQHDRENAVRAVGMGAYDFFAKPFEPEFLTLTIDRAFRLYDLQRENQRLQEERGSALSGMLTRDPGMLKVCRTVEKVASANNVTVALLGESGTGKEVVARGLHELSSRAKQRFVAINCAAIPDALLEAELFGYEKGAFTGAVKQTPGKIETADKGTLFLDEIGDLPMPLQAKLLRFLQERVIERIGGRSEIPVDVRVVCATHQDLKRLIEEGRFREDLYYRLAEIVIEIPPLRDRPGDASLLAHAFVQRFAEENGRGSMRLSDEAVAAVEAHRWPGNVRELENCVKRAVIMADGNRVTAEDLGLETADESLEMLNLRQVREAAERSAVTKVLSRVNGNIARAAEVLGVSRPTLYDLMNRFGIKKEA, encoded by the coding sequence ATGACCGAGAAGCAACGCACCCTGATGGTGGTGGAGGATGACCCGGCGCTGCAAAAGCAGATGCGCTGGGCTTTTGGCGATTTCGAAACGATCCTGGCCAGCGACCGGGAAAGTGCCATCGCGCAGTTGCGCCGTCACGAGCCGCCAGTGGTGACGATGGACCTCGGCCTGCCGCCCGAACCCGACGGCGTCGGCGAAGGCTTCGCGCTGCTGCAGGAGATGCTGGCGCTGGCGCCCGACACCAAGGTCATCGTGCTGACCGGCCAGCACGACCGCGAGAACGCGGTGCGCGCCGTCGGCATGGGCGCCTACGATTTCTTCGCCAAGCCCTTCGAGCCCGAGTTCCTGACGCTGACCATCGACCGGGCGTTCCGGCTGTATGACCTGCAGCGGGAGAACCAGCGCCTGCAGGAAGAGCGTGGTTCCGCGCTCAGCGGCATGCTCACCCGCGACCCCGGCATGCTCAAGGTGTGTCGCACCGTCGAGAAGGTCGCCTCGGCCAACAACGTGACGGTGGCCTTGCTCGGCGAGAGCGGCACCGGCAAGGAGGTGGTGGCGCGCGGCCTGCATGAGCTGTCCTCCCGTGCCAAACAGCGTTTCGTTGCCATCAACTGCGCCGCCATCCCCGACGCCTTGCTCGAAGCCGAGCTGTTCGGCTACGAGAAGGGCGCCTTTACCGGCGCCGTCAAGCAAACGCCGGGCAAGATCGAAACCGCCGACAAGGGGACCCTGTTCCTCGACGAGATCGGCGACCTGCCGATGCCGCTGCAAGCCAAGCTGCTGCGCTTCTTGCAGGAGCGGGTGATCGAACGTATTGGCGGCCGCAGCGAGATTCCGGTCGATGTGCGCGTGGTCTGCGCCACCCACCAGGACCTCAAGCGGCTGATCGAAGAAGGCCGGTTCCGCGAAGACCTGTACTACCGCCTGGCCGAGATCGTGATCGAGATCCCGCCCCTGCGCGATCGGCCCGGCGATGCCAGCCTGCTCGCCCATGCCTTCGTCCAGCGCTTTGCCGAAGAGAATGGTCGCGGCAGCATGCGCCTGAGCGACGAAGCGGTCGCGGCCGTCGAGGCGCACCGGTGGCCGGGCAACGTGCGTGAGCTGGAAAACTGCGTCAAGCGCGCGGTGATCATGGCCGACGGCAACCGGGTCACGGCGGAGGATCTCGGCCTCGAGACCGCCGACGAATCGCTCGAAATGCTCAACTTGCGCCAGGTGCGCGAAGCGGCAGAGCGGTCGGCGGTGACCAAGGTGTTGTCGCGCGTCAACGGAAACATCGCGCGTGCGGCGGAAGTGCTTGGCGTCAGCCGGCCAACCCTGTACGACCTCATGAATCGTTTCGGAATCAAGAAGGAGGCCTGA
- a CDS encoding lytic transglycosylase domain-containing protein, translating to MRRGLVLCASLALLAGAAQAARMGETPLTPAEQDALRQHADYLHEAGLRFEHGEGVPREPDRAAACYCESARQGSADGMYALGWMYANGRGVPRDDAYAGTLFAMAAMLAHPQADRMQRFTGPYTGNVPDCLHAPAWEQDAGLITRLMARLPADRHPIIEQVARTAPDFGVDARFALAIAATESAFNPQALSPRNAMGVMQLIPETAERFNVRNAYDPAQNIRGGLAYLRWLLAYFRGDVRLVAAAYNAGEGAVERFKGVPPYPETQAYVTRILGFFSERQHPYDASVVESSAVMTPLFMADR from the coding sequence ATGCGCCGCGGGCTCGTCCTTTGCGCGTCGCTGGCCCTGCTGGCGGGGGCCGCGCAGGCGGCACGGATGGGCGAGACCCCGCTCACGCCAGCGGAGCAGGACGCGCTCCGCCAGCATGCCGACTATCTGCACGAGGCCGGCCTGCGCTTCGAGCATGGCGAGGGCGTGCCGCGCGAGCCGGATCGCGCCGCGGCCTGCTACTGCGAGTCGGCCCGGCAGGGTAGCGCCGATGGCATGTATGCGCTGGGCTGGATGTACGCCAACGGGCGCGGCGTGCCGCGCGACGACGCCTATGCCGGCACCTTGTTCGCCATGGCCGCCATGCTGGCCCACCCACAGGCCGACCGGATGCAGCGCTTCACCGGCCCCTATACCGGCAACGTCCCCGACTGCCTGCACGCACCGGCCTGGGAGCAGGACGCGGGGCTGATCACGCGCTTGATGGCCCGGCTGCCGGCCGATCGTCATCCGATCATCGAGCAGGTGGCCCGCACCGCGCCCGACTTCGGGGTGGACGCCCGCTTCGCCCTGGCCATCGCGGCAACCGAGTCGGCCTTCAATCCGCAGGCGCTGTCACCGCGCAACGCCATGGGGGTGATGCAGCTGATCCCCGAGACGGCCGAGCGCTTCAACGTGCGCAATGCCTACGATCCGGCGCAGAACATCCGCGGTGGGCTGGCCTACCTGCGCTGGCTGCTGGCCTATTTTCGCGGCGATGTGCGCCTGGTGGCGGCCGCCTACAATGCCGGAGAAGGCGCCGTGGAGCGCTTCAAGGGCGTGCCACCCTATCCCGAAACCCAGGCCTACGTGACACGGATCCTCGGGTTTTTCAGCGAACGGCAACACCCTTATGACGCGAGTGTGGTTGAATCGTCTGCAGTCATGACGCCTCTGTTCATGGCCGACCGATAA
- a CDS encoding ATP-binding protein has translation MVQANAERLERVVGHIVQNALDATKDDGMVTACLRRLDDARALIEVRDNGCGMSPEFIRDQLFRPFQTTKTSGMGIGVFEARQYLRELGGDIRVDCTPDVGTVMQLVLPAPQRAVSNSAAVAQTDS, from the coding sequence GTGGTGCAGGCCAACGCCGAGCGGCTCGAGCGGGTGGTGGGGCATATCGTGCAAAATGCCCTCGACGCCACAAAGGACGATGGTATGGTAACGGCATGCCTTCGACGCCTTGATGACGCCAGAGCACTGATCGAGGTCAGGGATAACGGATGCGGCATGTCGCCCGAGTTCATTCGCGACCAGCTGTTCCGCCCGTTCCAGACGACCAAGACCAGTGGCATGGGCATCGGCGTGTTCGAGGCGCGGCAGTATCTGCGCGAGTTGGGCGGTGACATCCGGGTCGACTGCACCCCCGATGTCGGTACCGTCATGCAACTCGTGCTCCCGGCGCCCCAACGGGCCGTCAGTAATTCAGCGGCCGTCGCACAGACAGATTCATGA
- a CDS encoding trypsin-like peptidase domain-containing protein, with protein sequence MSRWLRLAASVLLLSVTSAPALADLPATVSRIKPSIVAVGTYEPTRSPAFRFLGTGFAVADGLTVATNAHVLPATLDAARRETLAVAIPMGDKVNVRSAEKLRSDPDHDLATLRIVGPALPVLALSGGDVDEGQSVAFTGFPIGSALGLKPATHRGIVSAITPISIPRGNARELNARQIRSLGSDPFSVYQLDATAYPGNSGSPLFDPDSGAVIGVLNMVFVKDTKENVLSKPSGISYAIPVRYLNDLLR encoded by the coding sequence ATGAGCCGTTGGCTCCGACTTGCCGCGTCCGTGCTGCTCCTGAGTGTGACGAGTGCGCCGGCGCTGGCCGACCTTCCTGCGACCGTCTCGCGCATCAAGCCCTCCATCGTTGCCGTGGGTACATATGAACCCACCCGCAGCCCGGCCTTCCGTTTCCTCGGCACCGGCTTTGCCGTGGCCGACGGGCTGACCGTGGCGACCAATGCCCATGTCTTGCCGGCCACGCTCGATGCCGCACGCCGCGAGACGCTCGCCGTCGCCATCCCGATGGGGGACAAGGTCAATGTGCGCTCGGCCGAGAAGCTCCGTTCCGACCCCGACCATGACCTGGCCACCTTGCGCATCGTCGGGCCGGCCCTGCCGGTGCTGGCCTTGTCGGGAGGCGACGTGGATGAGGGGCAGTCGGTGGCCTTTACCGGTTTCCCGATCGGCAGTGCGCTGGGCCTCAAGCCGGCCACCCATCGTGGCATCGTCTCGGCGATCACGCCGATCAGCATCCCCCGCGGCAATGCCCGCGAGCTCAACGCCCGCCAGATCCGCAGCCTCGGCAGTGATCCGTTCTCGGTTTATCAGCTCGACGCCACGGCCTATCCCGGCAACAGCGGCAGCCCGCTGTTTGACCCGGACTCCGGCGCGGTGATCGGCGTGCTCAACATGGTCTTCGTCAAGGACACCAAGGAGAACGTGCTGAGCAAGCCCTCGGGCATCAGCTACGCCATCCCGGTGCGCTACCTCAATGATCTGCTGCGCTGA
- a CDS encoding cache domain-containing protein: protein MFPAPRRHLRALLLALGCLAASLSLAAADDPPREALHGSRVEQRAMALLERAVAHVEAKGEAGTAAFNHGPAFIDHDLYAYALKTDGTFLASGGDSAALVGQNVLKEVDLNGKSFFREIIEQAKAFGAGRVEYRWFNPADARGEPKVAVFRAVGEIIVAAGYYPPRATPMQARVLLRDAAKAMASNPAAALEHFQRLDGAFIRDDLYVFVVRLSDGTFLAHGATPALVGTNSYELVGPDGTHVVRRMAELARDSAEGESDYAWRNPATGTVEKKHTYFKIVGDTLVAVGYYRR from the coding sequence ATGTTCCCAGCCCCCCGCCGCCATCTTCGCGCCTTGCTGCTCGCCCTCGGTTGCCTCGCCGCCAGCCTGTCGCTGGCCGCCGCCGACGATCCGCCGCGCGAGGCGCTGCACGGCTCCCGCGTCGAGCAACGCGCCATGGCGCTGCTCGAGCGGGCGGTTGCCCATGTCGAGGCCAAGGGCGAGGCCGGCACCGCCGCCTTCAACCACGGGCCGGCGTTCATCGACCACGACCTGTACGCCTACGCCCTGAAGACCGACGGCACCTTCCTGGCCAGCGGCGGCGACTCGGCCGCGCTGGTCGGGCAGAACGTGCTCAAGGAGGTCGATCTCAACGGCAAGTCCTTCTTCCGCGAGATCATCGAGCAGGCCAAGGCCTTCGGCGCGGGACGGGTCGAGTACCGCTGGTTCAACCCGGCCGACGCCCGCGGCGAGCCCAAGGTGGCGGTGTTCCGCGCGGTGGGCGAGATCATCGTCGCTGCCGGCTACTATCCGCCGCGCGCCACGCCCATGCAGGCGCGGGTGCTGCTGCGCGACGCGGCCAAGGCCATGGCAAGCAACCCGGCGGCCGCACTGGAACACTTCCAGCGACTCGATGGGGCCTTCATCCGCGACGATCTGTATGTGTTCGTGGTGCGCCTGTCCGACGGCACCTTCCTCGCCCATGGCGCCACGCCGGCGCTGGTGGGCACCAACAGCTACGAGCTGGTCGGCCCCGACGGCACCCATGTGGTGCGGCGGATGGCCGAGCTCGCCAGGGACAGCGCCGAGGGCGAGTCGGACTACGCCTGGCGCAACCCGGCCACCGGCACGGTCGAGAAGAAGCACACCTATTTCAAGATCGTCGGCGACACGCTGGTGGCCGTCGGCTACTACCGGCGCTGA
- a CDS encoding TRAP transporter large permease, translating into MDAYIVEILFGSFFFLMLLGAPITIALGGAALATFVVVEKNPIAFVQIAFTSVGSFPLMALPAFVLAGALMEAAGISKRLVDIAETLAGPITGGLGAATVMACLFFGAISGSGPATTAAVGMLMIPAMTKRGYDRPYASAVTAASGGLGIIIPPSIPMVIFGIAALGLMPPPEAVAKHGEFASISIPKLFIAGVVPGIVMAGSLLIINYFISKKNGYVGLTDKWSFGDIRASLRRGVWSILAPVIILGGIYTGLFTPTESAIVAIFYTLFVGVALHRELKFPALLNSLRTTTWITGRVLLILFTATVFGRLLVEQRIPAIIAESILGLTDNLYLIWAMIIFFLMFVGMFMETLAAIMILVPVLLPVMYTIGVDPTHVGIVVICTLSVGFMTPPLGENLFVASGIGGSSIEAIVSRIHPFVIVSVIAIFLIAYVPQLSLWLPGLLGY; encoded by the coding sequence ATGGACGCTTATATCGTAGAGATCCTGTTCGGCAGCTTCTTCTTCCTGATGCTGCTGGGCGCGCCGATCACCATCGCCCTCGGCGGCGCGGCGCTGGCCACCTTCGTGGTGGTGGAAAAGAACCCGATCGCCTTTGTGCAGATCGCCTTCACCTCGGTCGGCAGTTTTCCGCTGATGGCCCTGCCGGCCTTCGTGCTGGCCGGTGCCTTGATGGAAGCAGCCGGCATTTCCAAACGCCTGGTCGACATCGCCGAAACCCTGGCCGGCCCGATCACCGGCGGCCTCGGCGCCGCCACCGTGATGGCCTGCCTGTTCTTCGGCGCCATCTCCGGCTCGGGCCCCGCCACCACGGCGGCCGTCGGCATGCTGATGATCCCGGCCATGACCAAGCGCGGCTACGACCGCCCCTACGCCTCAGCCGTCACGGCCGCCTCGGGCGGCCTGGGCATCATCATCCCGCCCTCGATCCCGATGGTGATCTTCGGTATCGCCGCGCTGGGCCTGATGCCGCCGCCCGAGGCCGTCGCCAAGCACGGCGAGTTCGCCTCGATCTCGATCCCCAAGCTGTTCATCGCCGGGGTGGTGCCGGGCATCGTGATGGCCGGCAGCCTGTTGATCATCAACTACTTCATCTCGAAGAAGAACGGCTATGTCGGCCTGACCGACAAGTGGTCCTTCGGTGACATCCGTGCCTCGCTGCGCCGCGGCGTGTGGTCCATCCTGGCGCCGGTGATCATCCTCGGCGGCATCTACACCGGCCTGTTTACACCGACCGAATCGGCCATCGTGGCGATCTTCTACACGCTCTTCGTCGGCGTCGCCCTGCACCGCGAGCTGAAGTTCCCGGCGCTGCTCAATTCGCTGCGCACCACCACCTGGATCACCGGCCGCGTGCTGCTGATCCTGTTCACCGCCACCGTGTTCGGCCGCCTGCTGGTCGAGCAGCGCATCCCGGCGATCATCGCCGAATCGATACTCGGCCTGACCGACAACCTCTACCTGATCTGGGCGATGATCATCTTCTTCCTGATGTTCGTCGGCATGTTCATGGAAACCCTGGCGGCGATCATGATCCTGGTGCCGGTGCTGCTGCCGGTGATGTACACCATCGGGGTCGACCCGACGCACGTGGGCATCGTGGTGATCTGCACCTTGTCGGTCGGCTTCATGACCCCGCCGCTGGGCGAGAACCTGTTTGTCGCCTCGGGTATCGGCGGATCGAGCATCGAGGCCATCGTCTCGCGCATCCACCCCTTCGTCATCGTCTCGGTGATCGCGATCTTCCTCATCGCCTATGTCCCGCAACTGTCCCTCTGGCTACCCGGCCTGCTGGGCTACTGA